One genomic segment of Alphaproteobacteria bacterium HT1-32 includes these proteins:
- a CDS encoding DUF1127 domain-containing protein — MRRSSGLTKRLQAAMRKTERPALFCSLPCSACLVCLSLSGMFAPLNNAGSDTVRLYVDSVTSRSDFSAMHKHSCCNAIKAVLDSGRQDYIRPVSECWRFATDNTGSARMSHDKGQTLMNSYHQNPGLAAIPSSVWGGAFEEIVILVRTATRQIEKAAKGFGKALRNRNAYRQLKALDDRLLSDIGFARLPDGNVIQVLRK, encoded by the coding sequence ATGCGGCGAAGCTCTGGGTTAACAAAGAGGCTCCAAGCAGCAATGCGGAAGACAGAGAGACCAGCTTTATTCTGTTCGTTGCCCTGTTCTGCATGCCTCGTTTGCCTTTCGCTGTCCGGGATGTTCGCGCCATTGAATAATGCAGGTTCGGATACCGTCAGGCTATACGTAGATTCCGTGACCTCCCGGTCTGATTTTTCGGCTATGCACAAACATTCATGCTGCAATGCAATAAAAGCAGTTCTCGATTCCGGCCGACAGGACTATATCCGCCCCGTCAGCGAGTGCTGGCGTTTCGCAACAGACAACACCGGCAGCGCCAGGATGTCGCATGACAAAGGACAGACACTGATGAACAGCTACCATCAGAATCCAGGTCTTGCCGCCATTCCGTCTTCGGTTTGGGGCGGGGCTTTCGAAGAAATCGTTATTCTGGTTCGCACGGCAACCAGACAGATCGAAAAAGCAGCCAAGGGCTTTGGCAAGGCTTTGCGTAATCGCAATGCCTATCGTCAGCTGAAGGCGCTGGACGATCGCCTGCTTTCGGATATCGGGTTTGCCCGTCTTCCGGATGGCAATGTCATTCAGGTTTTGCGCAAGTAA
- the recR gene encoding recombination protein RecR, producing the protein MIGPEIERLISLLAKLPGLGPRSARRAVLHLVKNRDQLLTPLSDALQAAASTVTICSTCGNVDSTNPCGICSDERRDGSRICVVQDVADLWALERAHAFVGRYHVLGGTLSALDGVGPDDLAIPELVARVRSTGVTEVILALNATVDGQTTAHYISDRIAGNGVDVSRLAHGVPVGGELDYLDDGTLTAALKARRPV; encoded by the coding sequence ATGATCGGTCCCGAGATCGAGCGGCTGATATCGCTGCTGGCAAAACTGCCCGGCCTTGGCCCGCGCTCGGCACGACGCGCCGTGCTGCATCTGGTCAAGAACCGTGATCAGTTGCTGACTCCGCTGTCTGACGCACTGCAGGCCGCTGCCTCGACGGTGACGATCTGCAGCACCTGCGGAAATGTCGACAGCACCAATCCCTGTGGAATTTGCTCAGATGAACGGCGTGACGGTTCGCGTATCTGTGTTGTTCAGGATGTTGCCGACCTCTGGGCACTGGAACGTGCCCATGCCTTTGTCGGTCGCTACCACGTTCTGGGCGGCACACTCAGTGCACTGGATGGTGTTGGCCCCGACGATCTCGCCATTCCGGAACTCGTGGCCCGCGTTCGGTCAACCGGTGTGACGGAAGTTATTCTGGCACTCAATGCGACAGTCGATGGACAGACCACGGCGCATTATATTTCAGACAGAATTGCGGGAAATGGTGTCGATGTATCCCGTCTGGCACATGGTGTCCCGGTCGGGGGTGAACTTGATTACCTCGACGATGGTACGCTGACGGCAGCCCTCAAGGCGCGCCGCCCGGTCTGA
- a CDS encoding YbaB/EbfC family nucleoid-associated protein: MKNLGQMLKQAQEMQGKMAQMQEELSAIEVTGQSGAGTVKVTLNGKGEARAVRIDPALLSGPEDVEVLEDLIVSAINDAKRQSEARAQEKMAEVTGGLQLPPGFKLPF; this comes from the coding sequence ATGAAAAATCTCGGGCAAATGCTCAAACAGGCGCAGGAAATGCAGGGCAAGATGGCCCAGATGCAGGAAGAACTGTCCGCCATTGAGGTTACCGGCCAGTCCGGCGCCGGAACAGTAAAGGTGACCCTGAACGGCAAGGGTGAGGCACGTGCAGTTCGCATCGACCCGGCCCTGCTGTCCGGCCCCGAAGATGTCGAGGTTCTGGAAGACCTGATCGTCAGCGCCATCAATGACGCAAAACGTCAGTCAGAGGCCCGGGCACAGGAAAAGATGGCAGAAGTCACCGGCGGCCTGCAGCTTCCGCCGGGGTTCAAGCTGCCATTCTGA
- a CDS encoding DNA polymerase III subunit gamma/tau — MTTDGDPNYRVLARKYRPSTFAELIGQQALVRTLTNAIDTGRIAHAFVLTGVRGIGKTSTARIIARALNCTGVDGKGGPTITPCGQCDNCRAIAEDRHVDVMEMDAASRTGIDDVRELIESVRYRPVSARYKVYIIDEVHMLSRQAFNGLLKTLEEPPEHVKFIFATTEIRKIPVTVLSRCQRFDLRRVDADTLSKHFAGIAVKENAELEDEALSLIARAADGSVRDGLSLLDQAISHGAGKVSAEQVRDMLGLADRALIFDLYDLLMKGDIAAALTLFADQYSSGADPLIVVQDMLDLTHWLTRLKAAPDAASENAPEAERIRGGEMATSLRMAVLTRNWQMLLKGLGEIEQAPDSRQAAEMLFIRLAYASELPDPAEALRTLSSGGTIPAGPPAGGAPRGGGGGGNGGSASAAMLQAEPEAAPAEVPRAIDSIEAVIAMLTEGREGLLASQVRNWVRPVTIAKGRIECRFAEGAPADLAPKLSAALRQLTGDNWMITVATDEAEALPSIIEARDAELKVRFDEASQHPTVRALLEAFPGAQIEAVRDIGPDAELDAEADPEDAPDIDQTEGDI; from the coding sequence ATGACAACAGACGGCGACCCCAACTACCGCGTCCTTGCCCGAAAGTATCGGCCCTCGACCTTTGCCGAACTGATTGGCCAGCAAGCGCTGGTGCGCACCCTGACAAACGCCATTGATACCGGCCGGATTGCCCACGCCTTTGTGCTGACCGGGGTCCGTGGCATCGGTAAGACATCAACCGCCCGTATCATTGCCCGCGCCCTGAACTGTACAGGTGTCGATGGCAAGGGTGGCCCGACCATCACCCCCTGTGGCCAGTGCGACAATTGCCGCGCCATTGCCGAGGACCGGCATGTCGATGTCATGGAAATGGATGCCGCCAGCCGGACCGGTATCGACGATGTCCGTGAACTGATTGAAAGCGTTCGCTATCGCCCGGTTTCTGCCCGGTATAAAGTCTATATCATCGATGAGGTCCACATGCTCTCCCGGCAGGCCTTCAACGGTCTGCTGAAAACCCTGGAAGAGCCGCCGGAGCATGTGAAGTTTATTTTCGCAACGACGGAAATCCGCAAGATCCCGGTTACCGTGCTGTCCCGTTGTCAGCGTTTCGACCTTCGCCGCGTCGACGCCGATACCCTTAGCAAGCATTTCGCCGGTATCGCCGTCAAAGAGAATGCCGAACTTGAAGACGAAGCACTGTCGCTGATCGCGCGCGCCGCTGACGGCTCGGTCCGTGACGGTCTGTCCCTGCTGGATCAGGCGATTTCCCATGGTGCCGGCAAGGTCAGCGCCGAACAGGTTCGCGACATGCTGGGTCTGGCCGACCGCGCTTTGATCTTCGACCTCTATGACCTGCTGATGAAGGGCGACATTGCCGCCGCCCTTACCTTGTTTGCCGATCAGTATTCCAGTGGCGCCGACCCCCTGATCGTGGTGCAGGACATGCTGGACCTGACACACTGGCTGACCCGCCTGAAGGCAGCCCCCGATGCCGCCAGCGAGAATGCACCGGAGGCTGAGCGTATCCGCGGTGGCGAAATGGCCACCAGTCTGCGCATGGCTGTTCTGACCCGGAACTGGCAAATGCTGCTGAAGGGACTTGGCGAAATCGAACAGGCCCCGGATTCGCGTCAGGCCGCCGAGATGCTGTTTATCCGGCTGGCCTATGCCAGCGAACTGCCGGATCCGGCAGAAGCCCTGCGAACCCTGTCCAGTGGCGGCACCATTCCTGCGGGTCCGCCGGCAGGAGGTGCTCCCCGTGGAGGTGGCGGTGGCGGCAATGGTGGCAGCGCCTCGGCTGCAATGCTTCAGGCCGAGCCGGAGGCTGCTCCCGCGGAAGTCCCGCGTGCGATTGATTCCATAGAAGCTGTCATTGCCATGCTGACCGAAGGTCGCGAAGGACTGCTGGCCAGCCAGGTCCGTAACTGGGTACGCCCGGTTACGATTGCCAAGGGCCGTATTGAATGCCGCTTTGCCGAGGGCGCCCCTGCGGACCTCGCACCAAAACTGAGTGCGGCGCTCCGGCAGCTTACCGGCGATAACTGGATGATAACGGTCGCCACGGATGAAGCCGAGGCATTGCCATCAATTATCGAAGCACGGGATGCCGAACTGAAAGTACGGTTTGATGAAGCCAGTCAGCACCCGACGGTCCGGGCATTGCTGGAAGCCTTTCCCGGCGCCCAGATAGAAGCTGTCCGGGATATCGGGCCTGACGCAGAACTGGATGCTGAAGCTGACCCCGAAGACGCCCCGGACATTGATCAGACAGAAGGTGACATATGA
- the nudC gene encoding NAD(+) diphosphatase — MRNPNFFSQVVYDRAAQFRADHAKLDGLLSGPARIVPVWRNMSMMVRLDKPQALFLPDLPDGDLLDRDSGYIFLGMFNEAAYFAVDISSQDDAPARVGAEIADLREIGGHLTHEEASLLAHARAMVYWHTRHRFCGVCGAPTEARDAGHMRACTNPDCRTPHFPRTDPAVIMLIHHGDRCLLGHHQRWDTPMYSTLAGFVEPGESLEDAVRREVKEEAGITVGQVTYHSSQPWPFPASIMLGFYGEAESTDISLEDDELQDARWFTRAQLRDPESVGIHLPRAISVSRRLINDWLDEGA; from the coding sequence ATGAGGAATCCAAATTTCTTTTCACAGGTTGTCTATGACCGTGCTGCCCAGTTCAGGGCAGATCACGCGAAACTGGATGGCCTGCTCTCCGGCCCGGCGCGTATCGTTCCGGTCTGGCGAAATATGAGCATGATGGTGAGGCTGGATAAGCCGCAGGCATTGTTTTTGCCGGACCTGCCGGACGGGGATCTGCTCGACAGGGATTCCGGCTATATCTTTCTCGGAATGTTCAACGAGGCTGCTTACTTTGCCGTCGATATCAGTTCGCAGGATGATGCGCCGGCACGTGTTGGTGCAGAGATTGCCGATCTGCGGGAAATCGGCGGGCATCTGACGCATGAGGAAGCATCGCTGCTCGCTCATGCGCGGGCCATGGTCTACTGGCACACACGCCATCGCTTCTGCGGTGTCTGTGGAGCGCCAACGGAAGCCCGGGACGCCGGACATATGCGGGCCTGTACCAACCCGGATTGCCGGACGCCGCATTTCCCGCGCACGGACCCGGCAGTCATCATGCTGATCCATCACGGTGACCGCTGTCTTCTTGGGCATCATCAGCGATGGGATACGCCGATGTATTCAACGCTTGCCGGATTTGTTGAGCCCGGTGAGAGCCTGGAAGACGCGGTCCGTCGCGAGGTAAAGGAAGAAGCCGGTATTACGGTTGGTCAGGTAACCTATCATTCCTCTCAGCCCTGGCCGTTTCCGGCCTCGATCATGCTGGGTTTCTATGGCGAGGCCGAATCGACAGACATCAGCCTTGAGGATGATGAGTTGCAGGACGCCCGTTGGTTTACCCGCGCACAGTTGCGAGACCCCGAAAGCGTCGGCATTCATCTGCCGCGCGCCATTTCGGTTTCCCGCCGCCTGATAAATGACTGGCTGGATGAGGGAGCCTGA
- a CDS encoding prephenate dehydratase, with product MNGFGQRLRRARKRVGMTQQDLAVSLKVTQPTVNRWETGAVDPPRRRIVLAGRLLGVTPAWLEFGDEEKVSRMENEHQMHRAGREGRIAYQGVPGAYSHLSCANVFPKMEPVAYATFEAAFNAVEDGDADLAMIPIENSLGGRVADIHHLLPNSNLYIIDEHFQPVQHQLLAVEGATLDQIREVRSHEQALAQCRDLVAELGIKAVQRGDTAGAASEVAELGDPTIAAIASSLAGETYGLQSLRGRIEDRIGNTTRFVVLSRRREEPDLRDGPCMTSLIFQVRSVPASLYKSLGGFATNSVNITKLESYIVDASFTVAQFYAEIEGHPAEKNVDLAFDELQYFSSKMKIIGTYPKHPFRLKG from the coding sequence ATGAATGGTTTCGGTCAGCGCCTCCGACGCGCACGCAAACGTGTGGGAATGACACAGCAGGATCTTGCGGTGAGCCTCAAGGTCACGCAGCCGACCGTGAACCGCTGGGAAACCGGTGCGGTAGATCCGCCGCGCCGCCGCATTGTACTTGCCGGGCGTCTGCTCGGCGTGACGCCAGCCTGGCTGGAATTTGGCGACGAGGAAAAGGTCAGTCGAATGGAAAACGAACATCAGATGCATCGCGCAGGCCGTGAAGGCCGGATCGCATATCAGGGCGTGCCGGGAGCTTACTCTCATCTTTCCTGCGCCAATGTTTTTCCAAAGATGGAACCGGTTGCCTACGCCACCTTTGAAGCAGCCTTCAACGCGGTCGAAGACGGTGATGCCGATCTGGCCATGATCCCGATCGAAAACTCGCTTGGCGGCCGGGTAGCAGATATTCATCATCTGCTGCCGAATTCGAACCTTTATATTATCGACGAGCATTTCCAGCCGGTTCAGCATCAGCTGCTGGCCGTTGAAGGTGCAACACTGGACCAGATCCGCGAAGTCCGCAGTCATGAGCAGGCCCTGGCGCAATGCCGGGATCTGGTTGCAGAACTGGGCATCAAGGCTGTGCAGCGGGGCGATACGGCTGGTGCCGCCAGCGAAGTGGCCGAACTCGGCGATCCGACAATTGCCGCGATTGCCTCCAGCCTTGCCGGTGAAACCTATGGGCTACAGTCTCTGCGTGGCCGTATCGAAGACCGGATTGGCAACACCACACGGTTTGTCGTTTTGTCCCGGCGTCGGGAAGAACCGGATCTGCGCGACGGCCCCTGCATGACCAGCCTGATCTTTCAGGTCCGCAGCGTACCGGCCTCATTGTATAAAAGCCTCGGTGGTTTCGCGACAAACAGCGTCAACATCACCAAACTCGAAAGCTACATCGTCGATGCCAGCTTCACGGTCGCCCAGTTCTATGCGGAAATCGAAGGGCACCCGGCGGAGAAGAATGTCGACCTCGCCTTTGACGAGCTGCAATATTTCTCCAGCAAGATGAAAATCATCGGCACCTATCCGAAACACCCCTTCCGTCTGAAAGGCTAA
- a CDS encoding 3-deoxy-manno-octulosonate cytidylyltransferase: MTEKSNPVVIIPARMASQRLPGKPLADIHGRPMILHVRDRALEADIGRVVIACSEQEVADAVLAAGGEAVMTDPDLPSGSDRVFQALKEIDPDGQHDIIVNLQGDLPTIEPATTRAAVRPLDDPSIDIGTVAVEITRPEERTNPNVVKAIAGLEDGQTVARALYFTRATAPSGDGPLYHHIGIYAYRRAALERFVSLKPGVLERRERLEQLRALEAGMSLGLTLVKAAPLGVDTPEDLERARDALTPR; encoded by the coding sequence ATGACTGAAAAATCAAATCCTGTCGTTATCATCCCCGCACGAATGGCCTCCCAGCGCCTGCCGGGAAAGCCACTCGCCGACATTCACGGACGCCCGATGATCCTGCATGTCCGCGACCGCGCACTCGAAGCAGATATCGGCCGGGTGGTCATCGCCTGCTCGGAACAGGAGGTTGCGGATGCGGTCCTGGCCGCTGGCGGCGAGGCCGTGATGACCGACCCCGATCTGCCTTCCGGTTCCGACCGGGTTTTTCAGGCGCTGAAGGAAATCGATCCAGATGGTCAGCATGACATCATCGTCAATCTGCAGGGTGACCTGCCAACCATCGAGCCCGCAACAACCCGCGCAGCCGTGCGCCCGCTGGACGACCCCTCAATTGATATCGGCACTGTTGCCGTAGAAATCACCCGGCCCGAAGAACGGACAAACCCGAATGTCGTGAAGGCCATTGCCGGACTGGAAGACGGACAGACTGTCGCCCGCGCCCTGTATTTCACCCGCGCCACCGCCCCCAGCGGGGACGGCCCGCTTTATCATCACATTGGTATCTATGCCTATCGACGCGCAGCCCTGGAACGATTTGTCTCCCTGAAGCCCGGTGTCCTTGAGCGCCGGGAGCGGCTGGAGCAGTTGCGCGCACTGGAAGCAGGCATGTCTCTGGGACTCACTCTGGTAAAGGCAGCACCACTTGGTGTCGACACGCCGGAAGATCTGGAGCGGGCACGGGACGCCCTGACCCCGCGTTAA
- a CDS encoding c-type cytochrome, which yields MSGIELNKIFGAVILAMLIAMVAGLISRVLVPTGGHGGEDRIVAFAPPEVASSGGEAAQEVAEPAIETLLAAADVASGEKIFKKCAACHDPANGGANKVGPALWGIVGHDIAAVPGFAYSDALTGKEGSWTFESLSAFLKKPREWAPGTKMGFAGLSKIGDRADVIVYLRSLSDSPVPLPQ from the coding sequence ATGTCCGGCATCGAACTGAACAAGATTTTTGGCGCTGTCATTCTGGCAATGCTTATTGCAATGGTCGCAGGCCTTATCAGCCGTGTCCTGGTCCCGACAGGTGGTCATGGCGGCGAAGATCGTATTGTCGCCTTTGCACCACCGGAAGTGGCCTCGTCAGGCGGTGAAGCCGCGCAGGAAGTTGCTGAACCGGCGATTGAAACATTGCTGGCTGCAGCCGACGTTGCGTCCGGCGAAAAGATTTTCAAGAAATGTGCAGCCTGCCACGACCCGGCAAATGGCGGTGCCAACAAGGTTGGTCCGGCACTCTGGGGTATTGTGGGTCATGATATCGCGGCTGTTCCGGGCTTTGCCTACTCCGATGCCCTGACCGGAAAAGAAGGTTCCTGGACTTTCGAATCACTCAGCGCTTTCCTCAAGAAGCCGCGTGAGTGGGCTCCGGGCACCAAGATGGGCTTTGCCGGTCTTTCCAAGATTGGTGACCGTGCTGACGTGATCGTGTATCTGCGCTCCCTGAGCGACAGTCCGGTTCCGCTTCCTCAGTAA
- the hisN gene encoding histidinol-phosphatase — protein MFNACPQEFIDLANELADTAGPIARLYFRSDIEIDRKSDASPVTIADREVESAMRELITERFPDHGIFGEEHGSENLDAEFVWVLDPIDGTGAFVTGMPIFGTLIALLHRDQPLLGIIDMPVLRERWVGGLGMETTFNGALCRTRPATSLSEASVYTFSPDSFDRPDLGRFDRVRKVARTVRYGGDCYSYGLLASGHVDVVIDANMKPYDYCAMLAPIQAAGGRITDWHGQPLDLNSDGHVLACASEQLHAEVSKLLTSS, from the coding sequence ATGTTCAATGCCTGCCCGCAGGAATTTATCGATCTGGCGAATGAACTGGCGGATACCGCCGGACCCATTGCCCGGCTTTATTTTCGCAGTGATATCGAGATCGACCGGAAGTCCGATGCGTCGCCGGTAACCATTGCCGACCGCGAAGTCGAATCGGCGATGCGGGAGCTGATTACGGAACGCTTTCCCGACCACGGCATTTTCGGTGAAGAACACGGATCCGAAAACCTCGACGCAGAGTTCGTCTGGGTTCTCGACCCGATTGACGGAACCGGTGCCTTTGTGACGGGGATGCCGATTTTCGGTACCCTGATTGCCCTGCTGCACCGTGACCAGCCCTTGCTGGGCATTATCGACATGCCGGTGCTGCGTGAACGCTGGGTTGGCGGGCTGGGAATGGAAACCACCTTTAACGGCGCGCTCTGCCGTACCCGGCCGGCGACCTCCCTGTCAGAAGCCAGCGTCTATACTTTCTCCCCCGATAGTTTTGATCGCCCCGATCTCGGTCGGTTTGACCGTGTGCGGAAAGTTGCCCGTACCGTCCGCTATGGCGGTGATTGCTATTCCTATGGTCTGCTGGCCAGCGGACATGTGGATGTGGTGATCGACGCCAATATGAAACCCTACGATTACTGTGCAATGCTGGCGCCTATTCAGGCTGCGGGCGGGCGCATTACCGACTGGCATGGTCAGCCGCTCGACCTGAATTCAGACGGGCATGTACTGGCCTGCGCCAGTGAACAACTGCATGCGGAAGTGAGCAAGCTGCTGACGTCGAGCTGA
- a CDS encoding xanthine phosphoribosyltransferase, whose product MSADSRYTKLFPVSWDEMHRDAKALAWRLVELGPWKGIIAVARGGLVPAAVVARELDVRLIDTVCVSSYADMKEGNLKISQKEAHVLKGFEGDSKGWLVVDDMVDTGRTYMKIRELLPDAHFATVYAKPEGRAHVDSFITEVSQDTWILLPWDAERSPAPSVADLHAKK is encoded by the coding sequence ATGTCGGCGGACAGTCGCTATACCAAACTTTTTCCGGTTTCCTGGGATGAAATGCATCGTGACGCGAAGGCTCTTGCCTGGCGGCTGGTGGAGCTTGGTCCCTGGAAAGGCATCATTGCGGTAGCGCGCGGCGGGCTGGTACCAGCGGCAGTTGTCGCCCGTGAACTGGATGTCCGGCTGATCGACACGGTCTGCGTGTCTTCCTATGCCGACATGAAGGAAGGCAATCTGAAGATCAGCCAGAAAGAAGCCCATGTGCTGAAGGGCTTTGAAGGCGACAGCAAGGGCTGGCTGGTTGTTGATGACATGGTTGACACCGGTCGCACCTACATGAAAATCCGAGAACTGCTACCGGACGCACATTTTGCGACGGTTTACGCCAAGCCGGAAGGCCGGGCACATGTCGACAGCTTCATTACTGAGGTCAGTCAGGATACCTGGATTCTGCTGCCCTGGGATGCGGAACGCAGTCCGGCGCCTTCAGTCGCTGACCTTCACGCCAAGAAGTAA
- a CDS encoding sorbosone dehydrogenase, with product MIFARISALLVILGLVPACAIAQNRLSELKLPDGLEITSFAEVDNARTLVVVPELDVIFVGSRGETLRAVVGGVADSSGGGDVIEIAQGFKSVNGLVWHKGALYIAEQDKVSRWVIPDQNSLRKFSPEILFSDLPDKRHHGWRYMTVGPDEKLYIGVGAPCNICAVEGYEGTIVRMNLDGSNPEVFAEGIRNTVGLAFHPETGDLFFTDNGADNMGDDKPSEELNRATKSGQHFGYPYFGGGDFRTAQFAKVSPPEALTGPVQTFGAHQAPLGVHHYRGSNLPAEYRRDAFVALHGSWNRTEPAGYRVMRVRMDDTGKVLGSEVFIDGWLKDGSYWGRPVDIDELPDGSMLISDDHAGRIYRVRAK from the coding sequence ATGATATTCGCAAGAATTTCCGCGCTGCTGGTCATCCTGGGCCTCGTTCCGGCCTGCGCTATCGCCCAGAATCGCCTGTCAGAACTGAAACTTCCTGACGGGCTGGAAATTACCAGTTTTGCGGAGGTCGATAACGCCCGCACGCTGGTGGTTGTACCGGAACTTGATGTCATCTTTGTCGGATCCCGCGGCGAGACGCTGCGCGCCGTGGTTGGCGGTGTTGCCGACAGTTCGGGCGGCGGCGATGTGATCGAGATTGCGCAGGGATTCAAATCGGTCAACGGGCTGGTCTGGCATAAGGGCGCGCTTTATATCGCCGAGCAGGACAAGGTTTCGCGCTGGGTCATTCCGGATCAGAATTCGCTCCGGAAATTCTCGCCGGAAATTCTGTTCAGTGACCTGCCGGACAAGCGCCATCATGGCTGGCGTTATATGACTGTCGGGCCTGATGAGAAGCTCTATATCGGTGTTGGTGCGCCCTGTAATATCTGCGCGGTCGAAGGGTATGAGGGCACGATTGTCCGGATGAACCTTGATGGCAGCAACCCGGAAGTTTTTGCAGAGGGGATTCGTAATACGGTCGGGCTGGCCTTCCACCCTGAAACCGGCGATCTGTTCTTCACCGATAACGGCGCGGACAACATGGGGGATGACAAACCGTCAGAGGAACTCAACCGGGCAACGAAAAGCGGTCAGCATTTTGGCTATCCCTATTTTGGCGGTGGCGACTTCCGGACCGCGCAGTTTGCAAAAGTCAGCCCGCCAGAGGCGCTGACCGGACCGGTTCAGACATTCGGAGCACATCAGGCACCGCTTGGCGTGCATCACTACCGCGGGTCAAACTTGCCTGCCGAATATCGCCGGGATGCCTTTGTCGCCCTGCACGGCTCATGGAATCGCACAGAACCTGCGGGCTATCGGGTCATGCGGGTGCGAATGGATGACACGGGCAAGGTGCTGGGCAGCGAAGTCTTTATTGATGGCTGGCTGAAAGACGGCTCCTACTGGGGACGGCCGGTGGATATTGACGAACTGCCGGACGGCTCCATGCTGATTTCAGATGATCATGCCGGGCGGATTTACCGGGTTCGGGCAAAATAA
- a CDS encoding pyridoxamine 5'-phosphate oxidase — protein MEQGNGWRSLIDDDLRAYIAERDSFYLATTSSDGYPYIQHRGGPKGFLKALDDRTLAFADFAGNRQYISIGNSRENDRANLFLMDYAHRRRVKIWGRIRFVEDDPDLLASLAIPDYRAKAERAVLFTIEAWDTNCPQHITPRFTEAELAPTLLAYEGRIAELSAEIESLKARLRQNQPGDERFS, from the coding sequence ATGGAACAGGGGAATGGCTGGCGCAGTCTGATTGATGACGACCTTCGTGCCTATATTGCTGAACGCGACAGCTTCTATCTCGCGACCACATCATCTGATGGCTACCCCTATATCCAGCATCGGGGCGGACCGAAGGGCTTTCTGAAGGCCCTGGACGACCGGACCCTGGCGTTCGCCGACTTTGCCGGCAATCGCCAGTATATTTCCATTGGCAACTCCCGGGAAAATGACCGCGCCAATCTGTTTCTGATGGATTACGCGCACCGGCGGCGGGTCAAGATCTGGGGCCGCATCCGCTTCGTCGAAGATGATCCTGATCTTCTGGCATCACTGGCCATCCCGGACTATCGGGCGAAGGCGGAACGTGCCGTCCTGTTCACAATTGAAGCCTGGGACACAAACTGCCCGCAGCATATCACCCCGCGATTCACCGAAGCAGAACTGGCACCGACATTGCTGGCCTATGAAGGTCGTATCGCAGAGCTTTCAGCAGAAATCGAGTCGCTGAAGGCGCGATTACGCCAGAACCAGCCGGGCGACGAACGGTTCAGTTGA
- a CDS encoding TetR family transcriptional regulator: MAVSSGRRPSPARDRLLAAAQTRFNEDGYNGAGIDAIIAEAGIARMTLYNHFPSKDALIEAVLERRHQDLTAWVMEGVNRRADDPASRLLAVFDVLADWLGSDGFRGCLFVRAVGELGVSHDAVRQAASDHKGWYRRFFIENAVAASLPDATGLADDLLLLLEGATARALVDGEGRAEAGRAKRIATMLVGSG, translated from the coding sequence ATGGCAGTTTCATCAGGCAGGCGGCCGTCTCCGGCGCGGGACCGGTTGCTGGCAGCGGCGCAGACCCGGTTTAATGAGGACGGTTATAATGGTGCGGGTATCGATGCCATTATTGCGGAGGCCGGTATTGCCCGCATGACCCTCTATAATCACTTTCCGTCGAAAGATGCCCTGATCGAGGCGGTGCTGGAACGCCGGCATCAGGATCTGACGGCATGGGTTATGGAGGGGGTCAACAGACGGGCGGATGATCCGGCATCGCGTCTGCTGGCGGTTTTTGACGTGCTGGCTGACTGGCTCGGAAGTGATGGGTTTCGGGGCTGTCTGTTTGTCCGCGCGGTGGGGGAGCTCGGGGTGTCTCATGACGCGGTACGTCAGGCTGCATCTGACCATAAGGGATGGTATCGCCGGTTTTTTATTGAGAATGCCGTGGCCGCATCCCTTCCCGATGCAACCGGGCTGGCTGATGATCTGCTGCTGTTGCTGGAGGGGGCAACCGCACGGGCACTGGTTGATGGTGAAGGCCGGGCAGAAGCCGGGCGGGCGAAACGAATTGCCACAATGCTTGTCGGTTCCGGCTGA
- a CDS encoding rhodanese-like domain-containing protein, with product MKKGYKKLVEEAMADIETITVEEGLKLQGDEDVTFFDIRDVRELERTGTIPGAVHTPRGMLEFWVDPESPYYKEVFGTGKKLVFFCAAAWRSALAVKQLTDMGVPRVCHMDGGFGAWTEAGGPVEEKQRKS from the coding sequence CTGAAGAAGGGTTACAAGAAGCTGGTTGAAGAGGCGATGGCCGATATCGAAACCATCACGGTTGAAGAAGGACTGAAGTTACAGGGTGACGAGGATGTGACCTTCTTTGATATCCGCGACGTGCGGGAACTGGAGCGCACCGGAACAATTCCGGGTGCCGTTCATACGCCGCGCGGTATGCTGGAATTCTGGGTTGATCCGGAAAGCCCCTATTACAAAGAGGTGTTCGGTACCGGCAAAAAGCTGGTGTTTTTCTGTGCGGCAGCCTGGCGCTCGGCGCTGGCGGTCAAACAGCTGACCGATATGGGTGTGCCCCGCGTCTGCCATATGGATGGTGGCTTTGGTGCCTGGACGGAAGCCGGTGGGCCGGTTGAAGAAAAACAGCGTAAGAGCTGA